A part of Notolabrus celidotus isolate fNotCel1 chromosome 21, fNotCel1.pri, whole genome shotgun sequence genomic DNA contains:
- the ssbp1 gene encoding single-stranded DNA-binding protein, mitochondrial gives MFRSASAQIFRQAVRYASTDTSLILERSINKVQLLGRVGQDPVMRQVDGRNPVTIFSVATNEMWRSGDGETSPTGDISQKTTWHRVSVFKPGLRDVAYQYIKKGSRILVEGKLDYGEYVDKNQVRRQATTIIADNIVFLSDNIRDRT, from the exons ATGTTCAGAAGTGCCTCAGCACAG ATTTTCAGACAGGCGGTGAGATATGCGAGCACAGACACCAGCCTCATCCTGGAAAGAT CGATAAACAAAGTTCAGCTGTTAGGCCGAGTGGGTCAGGACCCTGTGATGAGACAAGTGGATGGTCGAAACCCCGTCACCATCTTCTCTGTAGCAACCAACGAAATGTGGCGCTCTGGAGACGGAGAGACGAGCCCGACAG gTGACATCAGTCAGAAGACGACGTGGCATCGCGTGTCCGTGTTTAAGCCTGGTCTGAGAGATGTAGCGTATCAGTACATCAAGAAAGG gtCCAGGATTTTAGTGGAGGGTAAACTGGACTATGGGGAGTACGTGGACAAGAACCAAGTGAGACGGCAGGCCACCACCATCATCGCAg ACAACATCGTTTTCCTCAGCGACAACATCCGAGACCGAACCTGA